A single window of Streptomyces xanthii DNA harbors:
- the ctaE gene encoding aa3-type cytochrome oxidase subunit III produces the protein MSVVATATTVETGHAHPSVNRPNLTSVGTIIWLSSELMFFAALFAMYFTLRSVTGPEHWKEMASALNLPFSATNTTILVLSSLTCQLGVFAAERGDVKKLRMWFIVTFIMGAIFIGGQVYEYTELVKKDGLSLSSDPYGSVFYLTTGFHGMHVTGGLIAFLFVLGRTYAARRFTHEQATAAIVVSYYWHFVDVVWIGLFATIYLIK, from the coding sequence ATGTCGGTCGTGGCGACAGCAACGACAGTAGAAACCGGGCACGCGCACCCGTCGGTCAATCGGCCGAACCTCACCAGCGTCGGAACCATCATCTGGCTGAGTTCCGAGCTGATGTTCTTCGCGGCCCTCTTCGCGATGTACTTCACCCTGCGATCGGTGACGGGACCGGAGCACTGGAAGGAAATGGCGTCCGCGCTGAACCTTCCGTTCTCCGCGACGAACACCACGATCCTGGTGCTCTCCTCCCTCACCTGCCAGCTCGGCGTCTTCGCCGCCGAGCGCGGTGACGTGAAGAAGCTCCGGATGTGGTTCATCGTCACCTTCATCATGGGTGCGATCTTCATCGGCGGTCAGGTGTACGAGTACACCGAGCTGGTCAAGAAGGACGGGCTCTCGCTCTCCTCCGACCCGTACGGCTCGGTCTTCTACCTGACCACCGGCTTCCACGGCATGCACGTGACAGGTGGCCTCATCGCCTTCCTGTTCGTCCTCGGCAGGACGTACGCGGCCCGGAGGTTCACTCACGAGCAGGCGACCGCGGCCATCGTCGTGTCCTATTACTGGCACTTCGTGGACGTCGTCTGGATCGGCCTCTTCGCCACGATCTACCTGATCAAGTAG
- a CDS encoding rhomboid family intramembrane serine protease: MIGNGREGIARATAFLRGPAPVTYALIGVCCVVFVLSPASGLNPSYGTGDRLLAAQSAYFERWGVVPAELFAGSWRAALTPLTALFVHGSWLHLLGNMLFLHVFGTMTEERMGRLPYLLFYLVTGYLALFGYALAHASSEQTLVGASGAISAVLGAFLYLFPDARVTSLFPFLLFLPLRFPAWVVLPFWVALQWAAAGQAGQGPGVAYLAHLVGFSTGFLYAWVRYRRRARVKATHTTATEGDSQP; this comes from the coding sequence ATGATCGGCAACGGACGTGAGGGCATCGCACGGGCGACCGCGTTCCTGAGGGGCCCCGCCCCGGTCACGTACGCCCTGATCGGGGTGTGCTGCGTCGTCTTCGTCCTGTCCCCCGCCTCCGGCCTGAACCCCTCCTACGGCACCGGGGACCGGCTGCTCGCGGCGCAGAGCGCGTACTTCGAGCGGTGGGGCGTGGTGCCCGCGGAGCTGTTCGCGGGGTCCTGGCGGGCGGCGCTCACCCCGCTGACGGCCCTGTTCGTGCACGGCAGCTGGCTGCACCTGCTGGGGAACATGCTCTTCCTGCACGTCTTCGGCACGATGACCGAGGAGCGCATGGGCCGGCTGCCCTATCTGCTCTTCTACCTGGTCACGGGGTATCTGGCGCTGTTCGGGTACGCGCTGGCGCACGCGAGCTCGGAGCAGACCCTGGTGGGCGCGTCCGGCGCGATCTCCGCGGTCCTGGGCGCGTTCCTCTACCTCTTCCCGGACGCGCGCGTGACGAGCCTGTTCCCGTTCCTCCTCTTCCTGCCGCTGCGCTTCCCGGCGTGGGTGGTGCTGCCGTTCTGGGTGGCGCTGCAGTGGGCGGCGGCGGGGCAGGCGGGCCAGGGCCCGGGGGTGGCCTATCTGGCGCACCTGGTCGGCTTCTCCACCGGCTTCCTCTACGCATGGGTGCGTTACCGGCGCCGGGCTAGAGTGAAGGCGACCCACACCACGGCCACCGAGGGAGACAGCCAGCCGTGA
- the qcrB gene encoding cytochrome bc1 complex cytochrome b subunit, whose protein sequence is MSTTTTNEAPSREKAPAGERVADWADGRLGIYSLAKANMRKIFPDHWSFMLGEICMYSFIIIILTGVYLTLFFHPSMNEVEYNGSYIPLQGQLMSEAFNSTMHISFDVRGGLLIRQIHHWAALIFLAGMFVHMMRVFFTGAFRKPREVNWLFGFLLFVLGMFTGFTGYSLPDDLLSGTGVRFMEGAVLSVPIVGTYLSFFLFGGEFPGGDFVARFYSVHILLLPGIMLGLMVAHLILVFYHKHTQFAGPGKTEKNVVGMPLLPVYMAKAGGFFFLVFGVIAVISAIATINPIWAIGPYRPDQVSTGAQPDWYMGFSEGLIRTMPGWEINLWGHTLVLGVFIPLVIFPLVLVAIAVYPFIESWVTGDKREHHILDRPRNAPTRTAFGAAWISWYFVLMIGGGNDLWATHFHLSINAITWFVRISFFVMPVVVFIATKRICLGLQRRDKDKVLHGRESGIIKRLPHGEFIEVHEPLNQDALHTLTAHEQYAPLELGPTVDENGVERKLSRTQKLRAKLSKGYYGEHNQIPKPTAEEYKEITSGHGHH, encoded by the coding sequence ATGAGTACTACGACCACCAACGAGGCGCCTTCCCGCGAGAAGGCGCCGGCCGGCGAGCGCGTCGCCGACTGGGCCGACGGCCGCCTGGGGATCTACTCCCTGGCCAAGGCCAACATGCGCAAGATCTTTCCGGACCACTGGTCCTTCATGCTCGGCGAGATCTGCATGTACAGCTTCATCATCATCATCCTCACGGGTGTGTACCTGACGCTGTTCTTCCACCCGTCGATGAACGAGGTGGAGTACAACGGCAGCTACATCCCGCTGCAGGGACAGCTGATGTCCGAGGCGTTCAACTCGACCATGCACATCAGCTTCGATGTGCGCGGTGGTCTGCTCATCCGGCAGATCCACCACTGGGCCGCGCTGATCTTCCTCGCCGGCATGTTCGTGCACATGATGCGCGTGTTCTTCACGGGTGCGTTCCGCAAGCCGCGTGAGGTCAACTGGCTGTTCGGCTTCCTGCTGTTCGTCCTCGGCATGTTCACCGGCTTCACCGGTTACTCGCTCCCGGACGACCTGCTCTCCGGCACCGGTGTCCGCTTCATGGAGGGCGCGGTCCTGTCCGTGCCGATCGTCGGCACGTACCTCTCGTTCTTCCTGTTCGGCGGAGAGTTCCCGGGCGGCGACTTCGTGGCCCGGTTCTACTCGGTCCACATCCTGCTGCTGCCGGGCATCATGCTCGGCCTGATGGTGGCGCACCTGATCCTGGTCTTCTACCACAAGCACACGCAGTTCGCGGGCCCCGGCAAGACCGAGAAGAACGTCGTCGGCATGCCGCTGCTGCCGGTCTACATGGCCAAGGCGGGTGGCTTCTTCTTCCTGGTCTTCGGTGTCATCGCCGTCATCTCGGCGATCGCCACGATCAACCCGATCTGGGCCATCGGCCCGTACCGTCCAGACCAGGTCTCCACGGGCGCCCAGCCCGACTGGTACATGGGCTTCTCCGAAGGCCTCATCCGTACGATGCCGGGCTGGGAGATCAACCTCTGGGGTCACACGCTCGTCCTGGGTGTGTTCATCCCGCTGGTGATCTTCCCGCTGGTCCTGGTCGCCATCGCCGTCTACCCGTTCATCGAGTCCTGGGTCACCGGCGACAAGCGCGAGCACCACATCCTGGACCGCCCGCGCAACGCCCCGACGCGCACCGCGTTCGGCGCCGCGTGGATCTCCTGGTACTTCGTGCTGATGATCGGTGGTGGCAACGACCTCTGGGCCACGCACTTCCACCTGTCGATCAACGCGATCACCTGGTTCGTCCGCATCAGCTTCTTCGTGATGCCGGTCGTGGTCTTCATCGCCACCAAGCGGATCTGCCTCGGCCTCCAGCGCCGCGACAAGGACAAGGTGCTGCACGGACGCGAGTCCGGCATCATCAAGCGCCTGCCGCACGGTGAGTTCATCGAGGTCCACGAGCCGCTGAACCAGGACGCCCTGCACACCCTCACGGCGCACGAGCAGTACGCGCCGCTGGAGCTCGGCCCGACGGTCGACGAGAACGGTGTGGAGCGCAAGCTGTCGCGCACGCAGAAGCTGCGCGCCAAGCTCTCGAAGGGCTACTACGGGGAGCACAACCAGATCCCCAAGCCCACCGCCGAGGAGTACAAGGAGATCACCAGCGGCCACGGCCACCACTGA
- a CDS encoding C40 family peptidase: MASHRRPKQPSRTRVTVLTATAAAAVALTSQAANAAPNPDKGEVKAKVDKLYEEAGKATDLYNGAKEKQKKLEKQIGEIQDKVARGQEELNELRTGLGSLASQQYRSGGIDPSVQLFLSADPDDYLDKASTLDSLSAQQLQSLKKVQEKQRTLAQERAEAAEKLKDLADTRTELGKKKKEVQSKLGEAQKLLNTLTAEERQKMAEKEQRASRDAAGRVELGNEVPASQRGAAALSAAATQIGKPYVSGGTGPNSYDCSGLTQWAYNQAGVGITRTTYTQQNDGPKIGMSQLKPGDLVFFNNLAHVGLYAGNGQVLHAPHPGAVVRYESMSTIGSFQFGVRI, encoded by the coding sequence GTGGCGTCCCACCGTCGACCCAAGCAGCCGAGCCGCACCCGTGTGACCGTGCTCACCGCGACCGCCGCCGCTGCCGTGGCCCTCACCTCGCAGGCCGCCAACGCCGCGCCGAACCCCGACAAGGGCGAGGTCAAGGCCAAGGTCGACAAGCTCTACGAAGAGGCGGGCAAGGCCACCGACCTCTACAACGGGGCCAAGGAGAAGCAGAAGAAGCTCGAGAAGCAGATCGGCGAGATCCAGGACAAGGTCGCGCGCGGCCAGGAGGAACTCAACGAGCTGCGCACGGGCCTCGGTTCGCTTGCCAGCCAGCAGTACCGCTCGGGCGGCATCGACCCCTCCGTCCAGCTCTTCCTCTCCGCCGACCCGGACGACTACCTCGACAAGGCGTCCACCCTCGACTCGCTGAGCGCCCAGCAGCTGCAGTCGCTCAAGAAGGTCCAGGAGAAGCAGCGGACCCTCGCGCAGGAGCGCGCCGAGGCCGCCGAGAAGCTCAAGGACCTCGCGGACACCCGCACCGAACTCGGCAAGAAGAAGAAGGAAGTCCAGAGCAAGCTGGGCGAGGCCCAGAAGCTCCTGAACACCCTCACCGCCGAAGAGCGCCAGAAGATGGCCGAGAAGGAGCAGCGCGCCAGCCGCGACGCCGCCGGCCGCGTCGAGCTCGGCAACGAGGTGCCCGCCTCCCAGCGCGGCGCCGCCGCCCTGAGCGCCGCCGCCACCCAGATCGGCAAGCCGTACGTCTCCGGCGGCACCGGCCCGAACTCCTACGACTGCTCGGGCCTGACCCAGTGGGCGTACAACCAGGCCGGCGTGGGCATCACCCGCACCACGTACACGCAGCAGAACGACGGCCCGAAGATCGGCATGAGCCAGCTCAAGCCGGGCGACCTGGTCTTCTTCAACAACCTCGCGCACGTCGGTCTCTACGCCGGCAACGGCCAGGTGCTGCACGCCCCGCACCCCGGCGCCGTCGTCCGCTACGAGTCGATGAGCACGATCGGATCCTTCCAGTTCGGGGTCCGCATCTGA
- the trpD gene encoding anthranilate phosphoribosyltransferase, whose translation MSALTPAGGDTAAGRSWPSVLNGLLEGRDLSADDTAWAMDRIMRGEATDAQIAGFAVALRAKGETVEEISGLVRGMYEHANVIEVPGETVDIVGTGGDGAKTVNISTMSAIVVAGAGAKVVKHGNRAASSASGASDVLEKLGVNLDLPPSRVPQVAEEAGITFCFAVKFHPALRYAGAARGQLGIRTVFNLLGPLTNPARVRAQAVGVADARMAPVVAGVFAERGNSSLVFRGDDGLDELTVTGTSRVWVVRDGSVREERFDPRDVGIEPVSIEALRGGDPAYNAEVARRLLDGERGPVRDAVLLNSAAALVAVRPGEGTLAEQIAAGMERAAHSIDSGAAKAALERWVAATQK comes from the coding sequence ATGAGCGCTTTGACCCCCGCTGGAGGCGACACCGCGGCGGGCCGTTCCTGGCCCTCCGTCCTCAACGGCCTGCTGGAGGGCCGTGACCTGAGCGCCGACGACACCGCGTGGGCCATGGACCGGATCATGCGGGGCGAGGCCACCGACGCGCAGATCGCCGGCTTCGCGGTGGCCCTGCGCGCCAAGGGCGAGACCGTCGAGGAGATCTCCGGTCTGGTCCGCGGCATGTACGAGCACGCCAACGTGATCGAGGTGCCGGGCGAGACCGTCGACATCGTCGGCACCGGCGGCGACGGAGCCAAGACCGTCAACATCTCGACCATGTCCGCGATCGTCGTGGCCGGCGCGGGCGCCAAGGTCGTCAAGCACGGCAACCGGGCCGCGTCCTCCGCTTCCGGCGCCTCGGACGTCCTGGAGAAGCTCGGCGTCAACCTCGACCTGCCGCCCTCCCGGGTGCCCCAGGTCGCCGAGGAGGCGGGCATCACCTTCTGCTTCGCCGTGAAGTTCCACCCCGCGCTGCGCTACGCGGGTGCGGCCCGCGGCCAGCTCGGCATCCGCACCGTCTTCAACCTGCTCGGCCCGCTCACCAACCCGGCCCGGGTCCGCGCCCAGGCCGTCGGGGTGGCCGACGCCCGGATGGCGCCCGTCGTGGCCGGCGTCTTCGCCGAGCGCGGCAACTCCTCGCTCGTCTTCCGCGGCGACGACGGCCTCGACGAGCTGACCGTCACCGGCACCTCCCGCGTCTGGGTGGTCCGGGACGGCTCCGTGCGGGAGGAGCGCTTCGACCCGCGCGACGTCGGCATCGAGCCGGTCTCCATCGAGGCCCTGCGCGGCGGCGACCCGGCGTACAACGCGGAGGTGGCGCGGCGCCTGCTGGACGGCGAGCGCGGGCCGGTCCGCGACGCCGTGCTGCTCAACTCGGCGGCCGCGCTCGTCGCCGTGCGCCCCGGCGAGGGCACGCTCGCCGAGCAGATCGCGGCCGGCATGGAGCGGGCCGCCCACTCGATCGACAGCGGGGCGGCCAAGGCGGCCCTGGAGCGCTGGGTGGCCGCCACGCAGAAGTGA
- the qcrC gene encoding cytochrome bc1 complex diheme cytochrome c subunit: MKKLSARRRHPLAAVVVLLLALAATGGLYAAFAPASKAQADETAQSLAIDEGKKLYAVGCASCHGTGGQGTTDGPSLVGVGSAAVDFQVGTGRMPAQQPGAQVPRKKVIYTQAEIDQLAAYVASLGAGPVTPAKKDYNPEGADIAKGGELFRTNCAQCHNFTGEGGALTHGKFAPTLEGVDPKHIYEAMQTGPQNMPSFPDTTMTKQNKKDIIAYLDTVNGDQSESPGGLKLGGLGPVSEGLFAWIFGLGALIAVAIWVAARTAKAKKS, translated from the coding sequence GTGAAAAAGCTCTCCGCACGACGACGCCATCCGCTGGCGGCGGTCGTCGTCCTACTCCTCGCGCTGGCGGCCACCGGGGGGCTGTACGCCGCGTTCGCGCCCGCGAGCAAGGCGCAGGCCGATGAAACCGCCCAGTCCCTCGCCATCGACGAGGGCAAGAAGCTCTATGCCGTCGGCTGCGCCAGCTGCCACGGAACCGGCGGTCAGGGCACCACCGACGGCCCGAGCCTCGTGGGTGTCGGCTCCGCCGCCGTCGACTTCCAGGTCGGCACCGGCCGCATGCCGGCGCAGCAGCCCGGCGCGCAGGTCCCGCGCAAGAAGGTCATCTACACGCAGGCCGAGATCGACCAGCTCGCGGCGTACGTCGCCTCGCTGGGCGCCGGCCCGGTCACGCCGGCCAAGAAGGACTACAACCCGGAAGGCGCGGACATCGCCAAGGGTGGCGAACTGTTCCGCACCAACTGCGCCCAGTGCCACAACTTCACCGGTGAGGGTGGCGCGCTGACGCACGGCAAGTTCGCGCCGACGCTCGAGGGCGTCGACCCGAAGCACATCTACGAGGCCATGCAGACCGGCCCGCAGAACATGCCGTCGTTCCCGGACACGACGATGACCAAGCAGAACAAGAAGGACATCATCGCGTACCTCGACACGGTCAACGGTGACCAGTCCGAGAGCCCCGGTGGCCTCAAGCTCGGCGGGCTCGGTCCCGTCAGCGAGGGCCTCTTCGCGTGGATCTTCGGTCTCGGCGCCCTGATCGCCGTCGCCATCTGGGTCGCCGCTCGGACCGCAAAGGCCAAGAAGTCATGA
- a CDS encoding aminotransferase class V-fold PLP-dependent enzyme produces the protein MSAHTSAATATACADSADPACGAPLPVLGRDVTVPLVTGGEVTYAALDYAASAPALQRVWDDVAAYAPYYGSVHRGAGYLSQLSTDLFENSRKAVAEFLDCREGDQVVFTRSTTDSLNLLAQAVPAGCEVFVFETEHHASLLPWRDARVTYLNAPRTPDEAVATLERALADRDPYGPALVCVTGASNVTGELWPVRELAAAAHAHGARIVLDAAQLAPHHPVSVRDLDVDWVAFSGHKLYAPFGSGVLAGRADWLTEAEPYLAGGGASRKVARRADGGVDVEWHESAARHEAGSPNVIGVYSIASACKALTEAGFDSLVAREQHLIRKVREGLAAVPEVKVLSLFGDDAPRVGVISFVVEGWNSSHFAAALSAEYGIGVRDGLFCAHPLVRTLLGSDPQQQGECGAPEAAPGEKSLNAIRVSFGAGTPDEHVERFVAAVTELVRDGARWTYRTEDGRCVPAS, from the coding sequence ATGTCCGCTCACACCTCCGCCGCCACCGCCACCGCCTGCGCCGACTCCGCCGACCCCGCCTGCGGCGCCCCGCTGCCGGTCCTCGGCCGCGACGTCACCGTCCCGCTCGTCACCGGTGGCGAGGTCACCTACGCCGCCCTCGACTACGCCGCCAGCGCCCCGGCCCTCCAGCGTGTGTGGGACGACGTCGCCGCGTACGCCCCGTACTACGGCAGCGTGCACCGCGGCGCCGGGTACCTCTCCCAGCTGTCGACCGACCTGTTCGAGAACTCCCGCAAGGCCGTCGCCGAGTTCCTCGACTGCCGCGAGGGCGACCAGGTCGTCTTCACCCGCTCCACCACCGACTCGCTCAACCTCCTCGCCCAGGCCGTCCCGGCCGGTTGCGAGGTCTTCGTCTTCGAGACCGAGCACCACGCCTCGCTGCTGCCCTGGCGCGACGCCCGCGTCACCTACCTGAACGCGCCCCGCACCCCCGACGAGGCCGTCGCCACCCTGGAGCGCGCCCTCGCCGACCGCGACCCTTACGGCCCGGCCCTCGTCTGCGTCACCGGCGCCTCGAACGTCACCGGCGAGCTGTGGCCGGTGCGCGAACTGGCCGCCGCCGCGCACGCGCACGGTGCCCGCATCGTCCTCGACGCCGCCCAGCTCGCCCCCCACCACCCCGTCTCCGTACGGGACCTGGACGTCGACTGGGTCGCCTTCTCCGGGCACAAGCTGTACGCGCCGTTCGGCTCCGGCGTGCTGGCGGGCCGCGCCGACTGGCTGACCGAGGCCGAGCCGTACCTCGCCGGCGGCGGCGCCTCGCGCAAGGTCGCCCGGCGCGCGGACGGCGGCGTCGACGTGGAGTGGCACGAGAGCGCCGCCCGCCACGAGGCCGGCTCGCCCAACGTCATCGGCGTCTACTCCATCGCCTCCGCCTGCAAGGCGCTGACCGAGGCGGGCTTCGACTCCCTCGTCGCCCGCGAGCAGCACCTGATCCGGAAGGTGCGCGAGGGGCTCGCGGCGGTGCCCGAGGTGAAGGTGCTGTCGCTGTTCGGCGACGACGCCCCGCGGGTCGGCGTCATCTCGTTCGTCGTCGAGGGCTGGAACTCCTCGCACTTCGCGGCCGCGCTCTCCGCCGAGTACGGCATCGGTGTGCGCGACGGTCTCTTCTGCGCCCACCCGCTGGTGCGCACGCTGCTCGGCTCGGACCCGCAGCAGCAGGGGGAGTGCGGCGCCCCCGAGGCGGCGCCGGGCGAGAAGTCGCTGAACGCGATCCGCGTCAGCTTCGGCGCGGGCACCCCCGACGAGCACGTCGAGCGCTTCGTCGCCGCGGTCACCGAGCTCGTCCGCGACGGCGCCCGCTGGACCTACCGCACGGAGGACGGGCGCTGCGTCCCGGCCTCCTGA
- a CDS encoding NYN domain-containing protein: MVESTGGEAGDGGAAELLDRPLPEGVRRRVVAIVSDGFGGLTVSELPAQLRQYARFTPTRRAKFAGNAMAAALESDTLFRQRIGERLREAQPELAGALDSGTPPPAADPLDVAAAAYVLRPAGWVKLVAAAGEEAQRADAERVDEETRAELDRLREQLAEAQAHTRAETERLRTELDTARREAESAHRKLRAALSDVKRGEAAARKARAETDAVRAEGQAQVSAAESESRRLKARLGEVEAALEASRRAAREGRSVEDMRVRLLLDTVLDAAQGLRRELALPPVSMRPADSVDAVEPGRMTPKDIAARALHEHDPAILDQLLALPQAHLVVDGYNVTKTGYPTMPLEKQRLRLLGSLSQLAAQTGAEVTCVFDGAELAAPVLLAPPRGVRVLFSKAGVTADELIRQLVRAEPPGRPVIVVSTDREVADGVAKAGARPVPSVMLLKRLSHA, translated from the coding sequence ATGGTGGAGAGCACAGGCGGGGAGGCCGGGGACGGCGGAGCCGCCGAGCTGCTCGACCGGCCGTTGCCCGAAGGCGTACGGCGGCGGGTCGTGGCGATCGTCTCGGACGGTTTCGGCGGTCTGACGGTCAGCGAACTCCCGGCGCAGCTGCGCCAGTACGCGCGGTTCACGCCCACCCGGCGCGCCAAGTTCGCCGGGAACGCGATGGCGGCCGCGCTGGAGAGCGACACCCTGTTCCGCCAGCGGATCGGTGAGCGGCTGCGCGAGGCGCAGCCCGAACTCGCGGGGGCCCTGGACTCCGGGACCCCGCCGCCCGCCGCCGACCCGCTCGACGTGGCCGCCGCCGCGTACGTGCTGCGCCCGGCGGGCTGGGTCAAGCTCGTCGCCGCCGCCGGCGAGGAGGCGCAGCGGGCCGACGCCGAGCGCGTCGACGAGGAGACCCGCGCCGAGCTGGACCGGCTGCGTGAGCAGCTCGCCGAGGCGCAGGCCCACACCCGCGCTGAGACCGAGCGGCTGCGCACCGAGCTGGACACGGCACGGCGCGAGGCCGAGTCCGCGCACCGCAAGCTGCGGGCCGCGCTCAGCGACGTCAAGCGCGGTGAGGCCGCCGCCCGCAAGGCGCGGGCCGAGACCGACGCCGTACGGGCCGAGGGGCAGGCGCAGGTGTCGGCCGCCGAGAGCGAGAGTCGGCGGCTCAAGGCGCGGCTCGGCGAGGTCGAGGCGGCGCTGGAGGCCTCGCGCCGGGCGGCCCGCGAGGGGCGCAGCGTCGAGGACATGCGGGTGCGGCTGCTCCTGGACACCGTGCTCGACGCGGCGCAGGGGCTGCGCCGGGAGCTGGCGCTGCCCCCGGTGTCGATGCGGCCCGCCGACTCGGTGGACGCCGTGGAGCCGGGCCGGATGACGCCCAAGGACATCGCCGCGCGCGCCCTGCACGAGCACGACCCGGCGATCCTCGACCAGTTGCTCGCGCTGCCGCAGGCCCATCTCGTGGTCGACGGCTACAACGTGACCAAGACCGGCTACCCGACGATGCCGCTGGAGAAGCAGCGGCTGCGGCTGCTCGGCTCGCTGTCCCAGCTGGCGGCGCAGACCGGCGCCGAGGTCACGTGTGTCTTCGACGGGGCGGAGCTGGCCGCGCCGGTGCTGCTCGCGCCGCCGCGCGGGGTGCGCGTCCTGTTCTCGAAGGCGGGCGTGACGGCCGACGAGCTGATCCGTCAGCTGGTGCGCGCCGAGCCGCCGGGCCGTCCGGTCATCGTCGTCTCGACGGACCGGGAGGTCGCCGACGGGGTGGCCAAGGCGGGAGCCCGTCCCGTTCCGTCCGTGATGCTCCTGAAGCGGCTCTCGCACGCCTGA
- the qcrA gene encoding cytochrome bc1 complex Rieske iron-sulfur subunit: MSSQDIPEENLPAQDTEAHGSVAVKEDPFADPGLPEHEHRIQDIDDRAAKRSERVVAFLFTLSMLATIGFIASYVTLDVDKSVYIFPLGHISALNFALGTTLGVALFCIGAGAVHWARTLMSDVEVAQERHAIEAEPEVKAKVLQDFADGARESQFGRRKLIRNTLFGALAMVPLSGVVLLRDLGPLPEKKLRTTSWKKGLKLVNMNTNEPLRPSDIPVGSLTFAKPEGLEEHDHDFQTNIAKDALMLVRIQPENIKDKRELEWSHEGIVAYSKICTHVGCPISLYEQQTHHALCPCHQSTFDLSDGARVIFGPAGHALPQLRIGIDDEGHLAALGDFDEPVGPAFWERG, from the coding sequence ATGAGTAGCCAAGACATTCCAGAAGAGAACCTGCCCGCGCAGGACACCGAGGCCCACGGCTCGGTCGCGGTGAAGGAAGACCCCTTCGCCGACCCGGGTCTGCCCGAGCACGAGCACCGGATCCAGGACATCGACGACCGGGCCGCCAAGCGGTCCGAGCGTGTGGTCGCCTTCCTGTTCACGCTCTCGATGCTGGCCACGATCGGCTTCATCGCCTCGTACGTCACCCTCGACGTCGACAAGAGCGTGTACATCTTCCCGCTCGGTCACATCAGCGCGCTGAACTTCGCGCTGGGCACGACCCTGGGCGTCGCCCTGTTCTGCATCGGCGCCGGCGCGGTCCACTGGGCCCGCACGCTGATGTCGGACGTCGAGGTGGCGCAGGAGCGTCACGCGATCGAGGCCGAGCCCGAGGTCAAGGCGAAGGTCCTGCAGGACTTCGCCGACGGTGCGCGCGAGTCGCAGTTCGGCCGCCGCAAGCTGATCCGCAACACGCTCTTCGGCGCGCTGGCCATGGTGCCGCTCTCCGGTGTGGTGCTGCTGCGCGACCTCGGGCCGCTGCCCGAGAAGAAGCTGCGCACCACGTCGTGGAAGAAGGGCCTCAAGCTCGTCAACATGAACACGAACGAGCCGCTGCGTCCCTCGGACATCCCGGTCGGCTCGCTCACCTTCGCCAAGCCCGAGGGCCTGGAGGAGCACGATCACGACTTCCAGACGAACATCGCCAAGGACGCCCTGATGCTCGTCCGGATCCAGCCGGAGAACATCAAGGACAAGCGCGAGCTCGAGTGGTCGCACGAGGGCATCGTGGCGTACTCGAAGATCTGCACCCACGTCGGTTGCCCGATCTCCCTGTACGAGCAGCAGACGCACCACGCGCTGTGCCCCTGCCACCAGTCCACCTTCGACCTCTCCGACGGCGCGCGGGTGATCTTCGGCCCGGCCGGTCACGCCCTGCCGCAGCTGCGCATCGGTATTGACGACGAGGGCCACCTCGCGGCGCTCGGCGACTTCGACGAGCCCGTCGGTCCTGCCTTCTGGGAGCGCGGATGA
- a CDS encoding Lrp/AsnC family transcriptional regulator, translating into MITAIVLIKTSVDRIPEIAESIAALESVSEVFSVTGTYDLIAMVRVARHDDLADVIPGKISKIPGVEATDTHVAFRTYSQHDLEAAFSIGLDG; encoded by the coding sequence GTGATCACCGCGATCGTGCTCATCAAGACCAGCGTGGACCGCATCCCCGAGATCGCGGAGTCGATCGCGGCGCTGGAGAGCGTCAGCGAGGTCTTCTCCGTCACCGGCACGTACGACCTGATCGCCATGGTCCGGGTCGCCCGCCACGACGACCTCGCCGATGTCATCCCCGGCAAGATCAGCAAGATCCCCGGCGTGGAGGCGACGGACACCCACGTCGCCTTCCGCACCTACTCCCAGCACGACCTGGAGGCCGCGTTCTCCATCGGCCTGGACGGCTGA